The nucleotide sequence GACACTGACTGAAATCCTGGGGAGTATCATGTTGCAATTGGAGGGAAACCCAATCTCAGTTCACTCTAATGCGGTTGTGCACGAGCCCCTCACCGCTGCTTCTACTCTACTGCAGCCAAGTCCCGAGTTATAGATCATAGCTCTCCTGGATATATCAAGCGTAACAAAGATAAAAACGGCAATAAATTTTTTGATGAAGGAAATGGTTGCTACCACAAGTTTGTGTTGCTTAGGTATCATAATCACGTTAATGAAATGCTCTTACTGTGCAAATTTAGATAGGCAATGTCCACTATGTTGTTACTGATTTCTGATGTTTGAACTTGGAATGCATCAAGGGTTTGAGCTAATTAGTGAAATTGGTACTAAAGCATATCGAGCCAGAAACTGCTAAAGTGTTCATGCATGGTAACTCTACTTGGTGTAATTGGTCTGTGCCAGATATAAAAGAAGCTTGTGGTAATTTATTTACCCTTTTATCATACTGCTGTGTTTTTACCGTGCGTAGATTGTGTAACTAACTGCATAACACTAATCAAATAATTTTCCCCAGAACATAGAAAGTTCTTGGGTTTCTCTTAATTCGTGTTGCAATTGCATTTGACAAGAAAAGGTGCAGAGAATTGGGTGTGTGTTGTGGTGGCCGGAACCATGGCGCTTGCTGTTTTTGTCGACGATTATAACCAGGAGGGCCAGGCACCCGGTAAAGAAGACAGACAAGTAGTGCAAAACCGATGTAGCTTATATATAGGTCTCATTGTCTCAACATATAAATTCAAAATGTTGATTTTCTACTACTAGATGGGTTTCATATCCACAAATCCGTGCTTTAAGGATTTCTCATGCACCACAGTAGTACCAGTAGGCAGTAGCTTATTCAAATCAATGCAAATCCTTCATATAATTCTTGGAGAAAAAATAATTGTCCCATAAAACACATAACTTATCTTGCATGATTGCATCTTATTATAGGCATGTGAGCCCCCCTTTAATTTTTGTTCGAGCCCCTGAAATCTGAGGACCGGCCTTGTATGTAAGTGATTCAAAGTATCTTTCGATTTTGATTTGTAATATGCTTAAGCTAGCTTAAGCTCTACTCTTAGTAAAAATCCAGACAGACAATATACCAACCTATGATCTACTAACATTGGTGATCAAAACACCACTTAGGTAGAGCTCAAGGTAGAATGTTTTTACGTGTTTAATTTCAAGCCCTTCATACATTTCTTTCTCCTTTCATAATCTCACACTCTTCTTCTACTGACGTTAAATCCTGCTTTGGCAAGTTCAAGGACAAACAATGGTACACACTACAAGCCAAAATTGGTCCAACCCAAAAAACCCAATGACCATCCCACAATATCCCTCCTTGCAACAGTGCTGCCCCTAAGCACCTTGCCGGATTCAGTCCTACCCCGGCGTACCCAGCACGCCCGGTTACCGTTACCGACACAAAAACTGCAATTGCCATAGACCCAGCCACCACAACGCACACCATTGGTAACCCTAATTCTTTGCTTCTTCTCTTGTCAAATGCCACTGTGACTCCAACAAAGAGAACCACAAAAGTGCAAGTAACTTCTAGTACCAAAGCTGTTTGTGTCTCCACCCCAGATGTGGGCCCACTTCCTTGGATTGTGCAGCCACCTAAGGAGTACTTTTGTACTGCATGTTGGTCCATCACAGTCTTCATTATGAGAAACCCTAAAACTGAGCCAAAACATTGTGCCAAAATGTAGATGGAAGCACGAGCTAGGGTTATGGCACCCTTGAGGGTAGCTATAAATGTGAAAACTGGGCTCATGTGGCCGCCCGATAACGGAACTGtcacaaggagaaggaggaaggctATGATGAAGACGGAAATGGGGACAAGCAGTTTCGGATCAACTTCACCTGAATCCAAGCATGATATGATGGAAGAGGTTAGGCTGAATACTAGAGAAGCCGTTGCTACTAATTCTGTCAGAGCTGCTCTCCACATCTGAAACAATTTGAATCAAGAGGGACATTAAAGTTTATAACAATGACAAAACATTGAACTTTTGAGATCCTAATAGAACTGTACTTCCCTAGACATGAGAGTTCGTTCTTTATCAAGGACGGATTGTCGATATGGTGTTGATAATCCGTCGATTACACGTTGGTAGATATAACATGTCAATAACAAAATTTACCGACGTGTTATCATTACATCATCAACATTATCGACACAAATATTGAAATTGTTGATACAATGCTTTTTATAAAGAGAGCAAAAGGAGTAATTGTTAGACATTATATGTTGCATATGAAATTATAAATCAAGCTGACCTCTGGTGAAAAGTATTCATGGGCACCAATTGCAGCAAGAAACTTTGGCCCCAAGGAATTTCGGGCACCGATTGTGTCACAACTTCCTCCAACTGATTTGGGCAATTTTTGATCAGCTTCAGTTTGGATTATGACAAACTCCGCCATCGCCTCAAATTGATGATGAAAAGAAAAGGGTTGAAGGGTTTATATTTAAAGAAACACAGAAGAACATAAGACGATATATATTGTGAGTCCGAACTCCTAATTAGGGTCACTGAAACAAAATGGGGTGAACAGAATGTTTTTCCATTACATAAGTTGTAGGGAAGTTGCCAAAGAGTTTTGTATTTAGTATTTATCCAAAACCTTGTGAAAGATTTTGATCTGTAAAAATTCCATAACTCTTAGGTTTTTGCTCTTCAAAGAAGACAGGCAGCGGCCGTATGCATGTCTTTTAATATGTAAATTAGACTGAAATTTTTGCTAATACCTTGGTCGTGGAAGTCGAAATATATGAGGATGATTTTTAAGCAATATAATTGCAGGCATATTCACTCTGCATAAACCAAGATTCTGAGCTTAAATCGATGAACATTAGAGTCAgataaaactatatatatatatatatatatatatatatatatatatatatacacacacacacacgcacgcacACATGCAGTGGACTAGAAAACAAAGCTAGAATTTGCGAGTTGGGATGGTGCCAAATTAATGACAATCTCTTGCAATTGGAACTGATCCCCTCCGGACCCAAATGAACTGAGCTAACTCATCAAATGAttcggatcattgaaatttgagtCAACCGCTACAAACATAGAACTCCTCTAAAAGTTTTAATAATTGTAACCATTAGATCGAATTTCAATAATCTGGATCATTTGATCTTTGGACTTAGTTCCTTTGAGTCTGGAGGGCATCTGGATTTAAATAAAGTTAATTGTTATCTAGTCGTCAATTAAGGATAACCGATTCATCATATAAACACATTATCTTAGTTAACCAATCCCAACATCTCATCACATTTTTACTCGTCAATCGAATTAACAAGTTCTTTCTCAACCGTGATTGGTATTTAATCCATGAAGGCGATTAATTTAGAATTGTTGGTTAGTGTGGGTCCCGTTTCCTAAGAAATATTTTATAGACAACATGATATCATTATGACAGTATCTCAAACAAATCATGCACTATCAAGCGTTTTAAGTTTTATATGTGATAGTGCATGATTGTGATACTACCACGATAGTATCTCGTTGAATGAAAGTCCATTTCAGCCTTCGATGTGCACCAATCAACAATTAGGAATTTATGAGTCACTCACATTGACAACTTTTGCTAACATTTTCCCTAGGAATCAAACTCACTACTTTAATTGTGAGGAAACTACATTTGATAACAAACAAGAGTCATACTCACAAATTTAATACACAAGATCCTCCAAAAATTGATTTAACGAGAAAATATGCCTGCGTGTTGCTGCGGGACTTGAATGTATTAGTCGCAATAGGCATGAATAGTTTTCACACAAAGCAACTAAGAAGTAGCACCTAAAGAATCAATGAACAATTGGGACATCTTACTCATATGTGAGTCTCAATCCCTATTTCAAATCCCTATCGAACAAAAGTCATatttcttcaaattgaatcgACATCATTGATCAAGCAATTAAACATTCAATAATTGACCCAAGAGTTGAGCAAATATATAGGGATTGGAAAAATACAAAGTGAGCACCAATGATACCACACCAGTACAAAGAGCATCACTCACCAGATAATCTAGCTTGAAATGATAAGGAAAGAACCTTGATTGAGATCTTCAATCACTGAGACAACCCAAATGAATAGAGAACAACACAATTAATAAACAGGGGGACAAAGAACCTGAGAAGCAGAAACAAACTTCTATGCACAAAAAATTTGTGCAAGTAAACAAACATCCAGTTATACTGAGACTTGAATGATCCGTGTTTTATAATATAACTTAAACCCAACCAtgaatttacaaaaaatttTGGTAGAATTATTAACATaactcagaaaaaaaaaaactcaacttTGCATTTAAATTTCTTAAATAACTTAAACCCGACAAATTTAACTAATTAGATTCATCCACAAAATAGATTTTAACATAACCTCAAAGAGTTTCTTCTAACCAAGTAAACCATTACTCaacaaaaaacatgtagacaaaGCTCTTATCAAAATCACAATATTGTAATGAACAGGAACTTCAAAATAATCTCAGCTACGCACTTTTCCAAAACGAAGGAAAAATATACTCTGTAACTTAACTTAATATATGAAACCACCAATTTAGTCACCTAAAATTTATAACCAACACAGAAAACAACTCCAAATCCTTAGGTTTACACATGTATGAGCCAAAGGTCAAGTTTTTACAAAACACTCATCCCACAATATGAAAAAGCAGAtcgaaaaattaaatttttgtatAGAAATGAGCCAAAGGTTCAATTTTTACAGACACGGTCATTTTATACACAATAAGCatacataaaaacataaaacttgaCAAATTTTCATTAACTTCTCAACCAAGACAAAGAACTTAAGTGGGTGCTgatgaatgaaaaataattcagaattgtttttacatttttattattttctaagtTTTTC is from Malus sylvestris chromosome 5, drMalSylv7.2, whole genome shotgun sequence and encodes:
- the LOC126622663 gene encoding aquaporin TIP1-2-like, producing MAEFVIIQTEADQKLPKSVGGSCDTIGARNSLGPKFLAAIGAHEYFSPEMWRAALTELVATASLVFSLTSSIISCLDSGEVDPKLLVPISVFIIAFLLLLVTVPLSGGHMSPVFTFIATLKGAITLARASIYILAQCFGSVLGFLIMKTVMDQHAVQKYSLGGCTIQGSGPTSGVETQTALVLEVTCTFVVLFVGVTVAFDKRRSKELGLPMVCVVVAGSMAIAVFVSVTVTGRAGYAGVGLNPARCLGAALLQGGILWDGHWVFWVGPILACSVYHCLSLNLPKQDLTSVEEECEIMKGERNV